One Agrococcus jenensis genomic region harbors:
- a CDS encoding SDR family NAD(P)-dependent oxidoreductase — translation MRITALTGTVAIVTGASSGIGEATARRLAEHGATVAVVARRKDRLDELVAAIEADGGTALAVEADITDRAQAQAAVATVVQSFGRLDILVNNAGLMLLGPVLGADIDEWDRMIAINQQGLLHMTHAALPHLLAAAKDDLRGVADIVNVSSIAGRQAWPSFGVYAMTKFGVLGFTEALRQEVTKQQVRVGVLEPGAVVTELVSHNSQEVRDGLDATDDIPVRLQPDDIADSIAYMVTRPSHSSIAELWAMPTSQA, via the coding sequence ATGCGCATCACCGCACTCACCGGCACGGTCGCGATCGTCACCGGAGCCAGCAGCGGCATCGGCGAGGCGACCGCCCGGCGCCTCGCCGAGCACGGCGCGACCGTCGCCGTCGTCGCCCGCCGCAAGGACCGGCTCGACGAGCTCGTCGCCGCCATCGAGGCCGACGGCGGCACCGCGCTCGCCGTCGAGGCCGACATCACCGACCGCGCGCAGGCGCAGGCCGCCGTCGCGACCGTGGTGCAGTCCTTCGGCCGCCTCGACATCCTCGTGAACAACGCCGGCCTCATGCTGCTCGGCCCCGTCCTCGGCGCCGACATCGACGAGTGGGACCGGATGATCGCGATCAACCAGCAGGGCCTGCTGCACATGACCCACGCGGCGCTGCCGCACCTGCTCGCCGCGGCGAAGGACGACCTGCGCGGTGTCGCCGACATCGTGAACGTCTCGTCGATCGCCGGGCGCCAGGCATGGCCGAGCTTCGGCGTCTACGCCATGACGAAGTTCGGCGTGCTCGGCTTCACGGAGGCGCTGCGCCAGGAGGTCACGAAGCAGCAGGTCCGCGTCGGCGTGCTCGAGCCGGGGGCGGTCGTGACCGAGCTCGTCTCGCACAACAGCCAGGAGGTGCGCGACGGGCTCGACGCGACCGACGACATCCCCGTGCGCCTGCAGCCCGACGACATCGCCGACAGCATCGCCTACATGGTGACGCGGCCCAGCCACTCGTCCATCGCCGAGCTGTGGGCCATGCCCACCTCGCAGGCCTGA
- a CDS encoding aldo/keto reductase: protein MQTARLGDLEVSRIGLGAMTMAGTYTSEGALDHDESTRTIHRAIELGVTHIDTAEVYGPFLSEELVGRAVADRRDRVVIATKFGLVSHRGGAEPQPGRIDSRPESIRAAVEGSLRRLGTDRIDLYYQHRVDPAVPIEDTVGAVAELVAEGKVLHLGLSEASAETIRRAHAVHPVTALQTEYSLWTRDVEGEILPVLRELGIGFVPYSPLGHGLLAGSIRSVDDIADDDWRKTNPRFTGASFARNLALVDEVTAIGAEIGATPAQTALAWILSRGDDIAPIPGTRRVARVEENTAADGIGLSSDQIARLDALEPAAGARHDDANMASIDR, encoded by the coding sequence ATGCAGACCGCACGACTCGGAGACCTCGAGGTCTCCCGCATCGGCCTCGGCGCCATGACCATGGCCGGCACCTACACGTCAGAGGGGGCGCTCGACCACGACGAGTCCACCCGGACCATCCACCGGGCGATCGAGCTCGGTGTCACGCACATCGACACCGCAGAGGTCTACGGGCCGTTCCTCAGCGAGGAGCTCGTCGGGCGCGCCGTCGCCGACCGCCGCGACCGGGTCGTGATCGCCACGAAGTTCGGCCTCGTCTCGCACCGCGGCGGCGCGGAGCCGCAGCCCGGTCGGATCGACAGCCGGCCGGAGAGCATCCGAGCCGCGGTGGAGGGCTCCCTCCGTCGCCTCGGCACCGACAGGATCGACCTGTACTACCAGCACCGCGTCGACCCCGCCGTGCCCATCGAGGACACCGTCGGCGCGGTCGCCGAGCTCGTCGCCGAGGGGAAGGTGCTGCACCTCGGGCTCTCGGAGGCGTCGGCCGAGACGATCCGGCGGGCGCACGCCGTGCACCCGGTGACGGCGCTGCAGACGGAGTACTCGCTCTGGACGCGCGATGTCGAGGGCGAGATCCTGCCGGTGCTGCGCGAGCTGGGCATCGGCTTCGTGCCCTACTCGCCGCTCGGGCACGGGCTGCTCGCGGGCAGCATCCGCAGCGTCGACGACATCGCCGACGACGACTGGCGCAAGACCAACCCGCGGTTCACCGGCGCCAGCTTCGCACGCAACCTCGCGCTCGTCGACGAGGTCACCGCGATCGGCGCCGAGATCGGTGCGACGCCGGCACAGACCGCGCTCGCCTGGATCCTGTCGCGCGGCGACGACATCGCGCCGATCCCCGGCACCCGCCGCGTGGCGCGCGTCGAGGAGAACACGGCGGCCGACGGCATCGGGCTCTCTTCCGACCAGATCGCGCGGCTCGACGCGCTCGAGCCCGCAGCAGGCGCCCGGCACGACGACGCGAACATGGCCTCGATCGACCGCTGA
- a CDS encoding serine hydrolase domain-containing protein: MHVDPAALDAAVAKHAFTGVATIDVGDRRTLERCEGFLHRALRVPMTAEARIAIASGSKALTALAVMRLVEDGRLRLDQRVRELLGDDLPRIDDAVTIEQLLTHTSGIGDYLDEEADWEPEDYVLTVPSHELTSAAAFLPMLDGHDQKLPPGERFSYCNGGYMVLAVLLERVTDEGYHDVVRRLVLEPAGLERTGFLPLNDLPADAAPGYVADAGDLMNTLHLPVLGNGDGGAFTTAADLHRFWLALLDGRIVSQGSVEAMIRPRFDVPDERKRYGMGFWLHPTHDALILEGYDAGASFRSTHLVASRTTVSVLGNSSEGGWPVIFALADAIDAELGA; this comes from the coding sequence ATGCACGTGGATCCTGCAGCGCTCGACGCCGCCGTCGCGAAGCACGCGTTCACCGGCGTCGCGACGATCGATGTGGGCGACCGGCGCACGCTCGAGCGCTGCGAGGGCTTCCTCCACCGGGCGCTGCGGGTGCCGATGACCGCGGAGGCGCGCATCGCGATCGCGAGCGGCAGCAAGGCGCTCACCGCGCTCGCCGTGATGCGCCTCGTCGAGGACGGCCGCCTGCGCCTCGACCAGCGGGTGCGCGAGCTGCTCGGCGACGACCTGCCGCGCATCGACGACGCCGTCACGATCGAGCAGCTGCTGACCCACACCTCCGGCATCGGCGACTACCTCGACGAGGAGGCCGACTGGGAGCCCGAGGACTACGTGCTCACGGTGCCGTCCCACGAGCTCACGAGCGCCGCGGCGTTCCTGCCGATGCTCGACGGCCACGACCAGAAGCTCCCGCCGGGGGAGCGGTTCTCGTACTGCAACGGCGGCTACATGGTGCTCGCCGTGCTGCTCGAGCGCGTCACGGACGAGGGCTACCACGACGTGGTGCGCCGGCTCGTGCTGGAGCCGGCGGGCCTCGAGCGCACCGGCTTCCTGCCGCTCAACGACCTGCCGGCGGATGCGGCGCCCGGCTACGTGGCAGACGCGGGCGACCTCATGAACACGCTGCACCTGCCGGTGCTCGGCAACGGCGACGGCGGCGCATTCACGACTGCCGCCGACCTGCACCGCTTCTGGCTCGCGCTGCTCGACGGCCGCATCGTGTCGCAGGGCAGCGTCGAGGCGATGATCCGGCCCCGCTTCGACGTGCCCGACGAGCGCAAGCGGTACGGGATGGGCTTCTGGCTGCACCCGACCCACGACGCGCTCATCCTCGAGGGCTACGACGCCGGCGCCTCCTTCCGCTCGACGCACCTCGTCGCGAGCCGGACGACGGTGAGCGTGCTCGGCAACAGCTCGGAGGGCGGCTGGCCCGTCATCTTCGCGCTCGCCGACGCGATCGACGCGGAGCTCGGCGCGTGA
- a CDS encoding ABC-F family ATP-binding cassette domain-containing protein, translated as MAHPVIALSRVTFHWPDGTGVFGAPGVSGALGHGRTGIVGRNGAGKSTLLGLIEGRLEPASGELVVHGSVATLPQQLDLGPGTVADALGIAPVLDAIAAIERGDVATRRFDAVGDRWGVEAEALGELAALGLAGDEALLRRPIATLSGGEAVLVGLAAIRLQRADIALLDEPTNNLDAGARRRLHDAVAAWRGSLLVVSHDIELLERVDRIAELHGSALRTFEGPYSVYRSAVEAEQAAAAHAMRDAEQLVRREHRDRLDAAEQRSKAEAAGRRAGQAGGIPKIVAGGLQRRAERTSARSKALHEGREATAEAALELAEERLRDDRSIRIDLPGTRVPPGRDVLALRTSTGDVLVRGAERIALTGGNGAGKTTLLDAIAGLEPPPGRPDPIAEVTHRIRQTAMLPQRIRFADDDATLVDAVRETAPTRPPQEVRAQLARFLFRGARAEQRVRELSGGERFRLALARLLLADPPPQLLLLDEPTNSLDLDSIDGLVDALTAFEGAVVVVSHDAAFLERLGLTRRWTIDGGRLIDRPA; from the coding sequence TTGGCACACCCTGTCATCGCGCTCTCGCGCGTCACCTTCCACTGGCCGGACGGCACCGGCGTCTTCGGCGCCCCGGGCGTCTCCGGCGCGCTCGGCCACGGCCGCACGGGCATCGTCGGCCGCAACGGCGCCGGCAAGTCGACGCTGCTCGGGCTCATCGAGGGCCGGCTCGAGCCGGCCTCCGGCGAGCTCGTCGTGCACGGCAGCGTCGCGACGCTGCCGCAGCAGCTCGACCTCGGGCCCGGCACCGTCGCGGATGCGCTCGGCATCGCCCCGGTGCTCGACGCGATCGCCGCCATCGAGCGCGGCGACGTCGCGACGCGGCGCTTCGACGCGGTCGGCGACCGCTGGGGCGTCGAGGCCGAGGCGCTCGGCGAGCTGGCGGCGCTCGGCCTCGCGGGCGACGAGGCGCTGCTGCGGCGCCCGATCGCCACGCTCTCCGGCGGCGAGGCCGTGCTCGTCGGGCTCGCCGCGATCCGGCTGCAGCGCGCCGACATCGCGCTGCTCGACGAGCCCACGAACAACCTGGATGCCGGGGCGCGCCGCCGCCTGCACGACGCCGTCGCGGCGTGGCGCGGCTCGCTGCTCGTCGTGAGCCACGACATCGAGCTGCTCGAGCGAGTCGACCGCATCGCCGAGCTGCACGGATCGGCGCTGCGCACCTTCGAGGGTCCCTACTCGGTCTACCGCAGCGCGGTCGAGGCGGAGCAGGCGGCGGCCGCGCATGCGATGCGCGACGCCGAGCAGCTCGTCCGGCGCGAGCACCGCGACCGCCTCGACGCCGCGGAGCAGCGGTCGAAGGCCGAGGCGGCCGGCCGCCGCGCGGGCCAGGCGGGCGGCATCCCGAAGATCGTCGCCGGCGGCCTGCAGCGCAGGGCCGAGCGCACGAGCGCCCGGTCCAAGGCGCTGCACGAGGGGCGGGAGGCGACCGCCGAGGCGGCGCTCGAGCTGGCCGAGGAGCGGCTCCGCGACGACCGGTCGATCCGCATCGACCTGCCCGGCACGCGCGTGCCACCCGGCCGCGACGTGCTCGCGCTGCGCACGAGCACCGGCGACGTGCTGGTGCGGGGCGCCGAGCGCATCGCGCTCACGGGCGGGAACGGCGCGGGCAAGACGACGCTGCTCGACGCGATCGCCGGCCTCGAGCCGCCGCCCGGACGGCCGGATCCGATCGCCGAGGTGACGCACCGCATCCGGCAGACCGCGATGCTGCCCCAGCGCATCCGCTTCGCCGACGACGACGCGACGCTCGTCGACGCGGTGCGCGAGACGGCGCCGACCCGGCCGCCGCAGGAGGTGCGGGCGCAGCTCGCGCGGTTCCTCTTCCGCGGTGCGCGCGCCGAGCAGCGGGTGCGCGAGCTGTCGGGTGGCGAGCGCTTCCGGCTCGCGCTCGCGCGGCTGCTGCTCGCCGACCCGCCGCCGCAACTGCTGCTGCTCGACGAGCCGACGAACTCGCTGGACCTCGACAGCATCGACGGGCTCGTGGATGCGCTCACCGCCTTCGAGGGCGCGGTCGTGGTCGTGAGCCACGACGCCGCGTTCCTCGAGCGCCTGGGGCTCACCCGCCGGTGGACGATCGACGGCGGCCGGCTCATCGACCGCCCGGCCTGA
- a CDS encoding peptide methionine sulfoxide reductase yields the protein MEDAPDDLDALVARVPLGWSRQRIDGRAWGITRVDRADGRSSTIDGEELGGARRMSANVWRTRAGTLLRPCEMPAEQVLEVLRALDEPPA from the coding sequence ATGGAGGATGCGCCGGACGACCTCGACGCGCTCGTCGCGCGCGTGCCGCTCGGCTGGAGCCGGCAGCGCATCGACGGGCGCGCCTGGGGCATCACGCGGGTCGACCGCGCGGACGGCCGTTCGAGCACGATCGACGGCGAGGAGCTCGGCGGTGCGCGCCGGATGAGCGCCAACGTCTGGCGCACCCGAGCCGGCACGCTGCTGCGGCCGTGCGAGATGCCCGCCGAGCAGGTTCTCGAGGTGCTGCGGGCGCTCGACGAGCCGCCCGCCTGA
- a CDS encoding aminoacyl-tRNA deacylase has product MADTNPALEALAASGLEHEITRHGRVSSLAEAAEARGVRPAEVIKTMVVRRGEGDHLLVLVPGDRTIAWPKLRQLLGVSRLSMPDADAAFAVTGFRRGTITPFGTTTPLPIVADERVLGHRVSIGGGEHGVAATLDGDALVAHLNAQVADVTEHEV; this is encoded by the coding sequence ATGGCCGACACGAACCCCGCGCTCGAGGCGCTCGCCGCATCCGGGCTCGAGCATGAGATCACCCGCCACGGTCGCGTGTCGTCGCTCGCGGAGGCCGCCGAGGCCCGCGGGGTCAGGCCCGCCGAGGTCATCAAGACGATGGTCGTGCGCCGAGGGGAGGGCGACCACCTGCTCGTGCTCGTGCCGGGCGACCGCACGATCGCCTGGCCGAAGCTGCGGCAGCTGCTCGGCGTCAGCCGCCTGTCGATGCCCGACGCCGACGCCGCCTTCGCCGTGACGGGGTTCCGGCGCGGCACGATCACGCCGTTCGGCACGACGACCCCGCTGCCGATCGTCGCCGACGAGCGCGTGCTCGGGCACCGCGTGTCGATCGGCGGCGGTGAGCACGGCGTCGCGGCGACGCTCGACGGCGACGCCCTCGTCGCGCACCTGAACGCGCAGGTCGCCGACGTCACCGAGCACGAGGTCTGA
- a CDS encoding uroporphyrinogen-III synthase translates to MRVLIPRGGTWGDEVAELVTDAGLEPLILPLVQIEPAEDQQRLQQILGQLAEGRFDWLVVTSQSTVRVLPRVPSSVQVAAVGSVTAASLRERGVPVAFIPTRQSAAGLVDEWPIREGRVLWPHALDARPTIASGLRQHGMQVTEVVAYRTVPVFESGEQLVEAVTTQTGAIPIVGAPAHPARTDAQEQQAAQGPAAAERDAREQDAREQQDRDHVTEQGAHDAVLTAVEPAETPIDAVLVTSGSVAKQVARLGLAAETRIIAIGEQTAEDCRKYGLQVAGIAQRPNAQALVAALVATAR, encoded by the coding sequence ATGCGCGTCCTGATCCCCCGAGGCGGCACCTGGGGCGACGAGGTGGCCGAGCTCGTCACCGATGCCGGCCTCGAGCCGCTCATCCTGCCGCTCGTGCAGATCGAGCCCGCCGAGGACCAGCAGCGGCTGCAGCAGATCCTCGGGCAGCTCGCGGAGGGCCGCTTCGACTGGCTGGTCGTCACGAGCCAGTCGACCGTGCGGGTGCTGCCGCGCGTGCCCTCGTCCGTGCAGGTCGCGGCCGTCGGCTCGGTGACGGCGGCATCGCTGCGCGAGCGCGGGGTGCCGGTCGCGTTCATCCCCACGCGGCAGTCCGCGGCCGGGCTCGTCGACGAGTGGCCGATCCGCGAGGGCCGGGTGCTGTGGCCGCACGCGCTCGACGCGCGGCCGACGATCGCGAGCGGGCTGCGCCAGCACGGCATGCAGGTCACCGAGGTGGTCGCCTACCGCACGGTGCCGGTGTTCGAGTCGGGCGAGCAGCTCGTCGAGGCCGTGACGACGCAGACCGGAGCGATCCCGATCGTCGGTGCCCCGGCGCATCCCGCGAGGACGGACGCGCAGGAGCAGCAGGCCGCACAGGGCCCCGCGGCGGCCGAGCGGGACGCCCGCGAGCAGGACGCCCGCGAGCAGCAGGACAGGGACCACGTCACGGAGCAGGGCGCCCACGACGCCGTGCTCACGGCCGTCGAGCCCGCGGAGACGCCCATCGACGCGGTGCTCGTCACCTCCGGCTCGGTGGCGAAGCAGGTCGCGCGGCTCGGCCTCGCGGCCGAGACCCGCATCATCGCGATCGGCGAGCAGACGGCGGAGGACTGCCGCAAGTACGGCCTGCAGGTCGCGGGCATCGCGCAGCGCCCGAACGCGCAGGCGCTCGTCGCGGCCCTCGTCGCTACCGCCCGCTGA
- the hemC gene encoding hydroxymethylbilane synthase produces the protein MTIRVGTRGSALALAQTTALAARFAGEVEIVEITTQGDTDRSSLSQLGGTGVFVSALRDALLDGRVDVAVHSMKDLPTAPAAGIELAAVTKREDARDALCARDGLTLADLPEGAKVGTGSPRRMAQLRVARPDLEVVDIRGNVPTRLARAQGDPQTGERDLDAVVLALAGLKRLGLEDRATEVLDLIDFPTAPAQGALAVEIRDGDGAARAAVAKTDHAPTRAAVDAERRVLAGLEAGCAAPLAAHAEVADGMLFLSAIAYATDGSSRVAASHAYTLDSTRASELEEAARDVADRAVAELLDGGAADLVQAARA, from the coding sequence GTGACCATCCGGGTGGGCACGCGCGGCTCGGCGCTCGCGCTCGCGCAGACCACGGCGCTCGCGGCCCGCTTCGCGGGTGAGGTCGAGATCGTCGAGATCACGACGCAGGGCGACACCGACCGCTCGTCGCTGTCGCAGCTCGGCGGCACGGGCGTGTTCGTCTCGGCGCTGCGGGATGCGCTGCTCGACGGCCGCGTCGACGTCGCCGTGCACTCGATGAAGGACCTCCCCACCGCGCCCGCCGCCGGCATCGAGCTCGCGGCCGTCACGAAGCGCGAGGACGCCCGCGACGCGCTGTGCGCGCGCGACGGGCTCACGCTCGCCGACCTGCCGGAGGGCGCCAAGGTGGGCACCGGCTCGCCGCGCCGCATGGCGCAGCTGCGGGTCGCGCGGCCCGACCTCGAGGTCGTCGACATCCGCGGCAACGTGCCGACGCGGCTCGCCCGCGCGCAGGGCGACCCGCAGACCGGGGAGCGCGACCTCGACGCGGTCGTGCTCGCGCTCGCGGGGCTCAAGCGCCTGGGGCTCGAGGACCGGGCGACCGAGGTGCTCGACCTCATCGACTTCCCGACCGCGCCCGCGCAGGGCGCGCTAGCGGTCGAGATCCGCGACGGCGACGGCGCCGCCAGAGCGGCGGTCGCGAAGACCGACCACGCGCCGACGCGCGCGGCGGTCGACGCCGAGCGGCGCGTGCTCGCGGGGCTCGAGGCGGGCTGCGCGGCACCGCTCGCCGCGCACGCGGAGGTCGCCGACGGCATGCTCTTCCTCTCGGCGATCGCGTACGCGACCGACGGCTCGAGCCGGGTGGCCGCATCCCACGCCTACACGCTCGACTCGACCAGGGCATCCGAGCTCGAGGAGGCCGCGCGCGACGTGGCCGACCGCGCGGTCGCAGAGCTGCTGGACGGCGGCGCGGCCGACCTCGTGCAGGCCGCCAGGGCGTAG
- a CDS encoding ferrochelatase gives MSDTTTTGGCCGGGCCGTSASNAVQQQGEQQQAEQQAPQRRETKAPAATSVHLEPGAAVPSASPAAQAGPEHVEEPVAYDGILLSGFGGPEGQDDVIPFLRNVTRGRGIPDERLEEVAGHYRHFGGVSPINEQNRELKAALEGALAAAGVDLPVYWGNRNWAPYLDEALQQAADAGATRLIAIPTSAYSSYSSCRQYREDWADALEATGLQASMQIDKVRQFFNHPGFLATFVDGVRASVAEAREAGFADAEIEVLFATHSIPTADAERSGAPDLHEWGPGGGYEGQHLAAAEHVMAEAAPGIAWQLVYQSRSGPASQPWLEPDINDAIEALESRKAIVIVPLGFVSDHMEVMWDLDEEAIETATEAGLWARRAPTPGIDPQYVGALVDLVQERLEGRPEAERKSVTSIHTWYDVCRPGCCENPRLGFRPAIAGLQP, from the coding sequence ATGAGCGACACGACGACGACCGGCGGCTGCTGCGGCGGTGGGTGCTGCGGCACGTCCGCATCGAATGCCGTGCAGCAGCAGGGCGAGCAGCAGCAGGCGGAGCAGCAGGCACCGCAGCGGCGCGAGACGAAGGCGCCGGCAGCGACCTCCGTGCACCTCGAGCCGGGTGCCGCCGTGCCGAGCGCGAGCCCGGCTGCGCAGGCGGGCCCCGAGCACGTGGAGGAGCCGGTCGCCTACGACGGCATCCTGCTGTCGGGCTTCGGCGGCCCGGAGGGGCAGGACGACGTCATCCCCTTCCTCCGCAACGTCACGCGCGGCCGCGGCATCCCCGACGAGCGCCTCGAGGAGGTCGCGGGCCACTACCGCCACTTCGGCGGCGTGAGCCCCATCAACGAGCAGAACCGCGAGCTCAAGGCGGCGCTCGAGGGCGCGCTCGCGGCCGCCGGCGTCGACCTGCCCGTCTACTGGGGCAACCGCAACTGGGCGCCCTACCTCGACGAGGCGCTGCAGCAGGCCGCCGACGCGGGCGCCACGCGCCTGATCGCCATCCCCACCTCGGCCTACTCGTCCTACTCGTCGTGCCGCCAGTACCGCGAGGACTGGGCGGATGCGCTCGAGGCGACCGGCCTGCAGGCGTCGATGCAGATCGACAAGGTGCGGCAGTTCTTCAACCACCCGGGCTTCCTGGCGACCTTCGTCGACGGCGTGCGCGCATCCGTCGCCGAGGCGCGCGAGGCGGGCTTCGCCGACGCCGAGATCGAGGTGCTCTTCGCGACCCACTCGATCCCGACCGCCGACGCGGAGCGCTCCGGCGCACCCGACCTGCACGAGTGGGGGCCGGGCGGCGGCTACGAGGGCCAGCACCTCGCCGCCGCCGAGCACGTGATGGCGGAGGCGGCGCCCGGCATCGCCTGGCAGCTCGTCTACCAGTCGCGCTCCGGCCCCGCGTCGCAGCCGTGGCTCGAGCCCGACATCAACGACGCAATCGAGGCGCTCGAGTCGCGCAAGGCCATCGTGATCGTGCCGCTCGGCTTCGTGAGCGACCACATGGAGGTCATGTGGGACCTCGACGAGGAGGCCATCGAGACGGCCACCGAGGCGGGGCTGTGGGCGCGCCGCGCGCCGACCCCCGGCATCGATCCGCAGTACGTGGGCGCGCTCGTCGACCTCGTGCAGGAGCGCCTCGAGGGCCGGCCGGAGGCCGAGCGCAAGTCGGTCACCTCGATCCACACCTGGTACGACGTCTGCCGGCCGGGCTGCTGCGAGAACCCGCGCCTCGGGTTCCGGCCGGCGATCGCGGGGCTGCAGCCGTGA
- the hemQ gene encoding hydrogen peroxide-dependent heme synthase — protein MSEHTPQQAGQEQADQQQDDGYTIWSVHRRGATADGASGAGTSLADEIAALEREGIVVRGIYDVSGMRHDADVMVWMHGAPGAALEPQALQAAVRRVRRTRELAGTTQTWGAMGVHRDAEFNKRHVPGYMRGIEPKRWVTVYPFNRSYDWYLLPAEDRGRMLAEHGRAGAAYRGVVANTVSAFALGDYEWILPLEADELTELVDMMRELRAVEARMHVRDEIPFFTGRRIAADEIEEVLA, from the coding sequence ATGAGCGAGCACACGCCGCAGCAGGCCGGTCAGGAGCAGGCCGACCAGCAGCAGGACGACGGCTACACGATCTGGAGCGTCCACCGCCGCGGCGCGACCGCCGACGGCGCCTCGGGCGCGGGCACGTCGCTGGCCGACGAGATCGCCGCGCTCGAGCGCGAGGGCATCGTCGTCCGCGGCATCTACGACGTCTCAGGCATGCGCCACGACGCCGACGTGATGGTGTGGATGCACGGGGCGCCCGGCGCCGCCCTCGAGCCGCAGGCGCTGCAGGCGGCCGTGCGCCGGGTGCGCCGCACCCGCGAGCTCGCGGGCACCACGCAGACGTGGGGCGCGATGGGCGTGCACCGCGACGCCGAGTTCAACAAGCGGCACGTGCCGGGCTACATGCGCGGCATCGAGCCGAAGCGGTGGGTGACGGTCTACCCGTTCAACCGCTCGTACGACTGGTACCTGCTGCCGGCCGAGGACCGCGGCCGGATGCTCGCCGAGCACGGCCGCGCCGGCGCCGCCTACCGCGGCGTCGTGGCGAACACCGTCTCGGCGTTCGCGCTCGGCGACTACGAGTGGATCCTGCCGCTCGAGGCGGACGAGCTGACCGAGCTCGTCGACATGATGCGCGAGCTGCGGGCCGTCGAGGCGCGCATGCACGTGCGCGACGAGATCCCATTCTTCACGGGCCGCCGGATCGCGGCCGACGAGATCGAGGAGGTGCTCGCATGA
- the hemG gene encoding protoporphyrinogen oxidase: MTADAGQADATPLPEGSLPETPLPEGQRWDSIVVGAGAAGLTVAHDLAGRGYRVLVLEASDRLGGVATGIDVAGLALDAGAESFATRGGAVAELAAELGLADDIVSPNPAGAWLQLGDRAVPLPKASLLGIPSSPLARDVIDALGWGGAIRAYADRLMPVLRIGKDDALGPLVRRRMGRKALDRLVAPLAGGVYSADVERLDVATVAPGLNNALTQAGSLSGAVAVVLEERAAAVARGDAAPSNAQRPGSAVQGIRGGVHRITAALAERARAHHADLRTGVRVTAASPTPTGWAVETDAGAFAGSSLVVALPEPEALRVLGGLDGFAPLATDATGVTVELVTLVLPPGAISGDPRGTGVLVAADAPGIRAKALTHASAKWPWLRDAADGREVVRLSYGSGAAAPATEGLDDDAAAALALQDARAILGRDLPEPVASARVRWEQGQPTTVVGARGRHQALREAADAHRNLVLVGAAVAGTGLAQVVPDARRAALGIRRERFAVPGTPWTDEVAPEGAAHHETDGAAPPAASATAARDADERGDA, translated from the coding sequence GTGACCGCTGACGCTGGGCAGGCGGACGCGACCCCGCTGCCCGAGGGCTCGCTGCCGGAGACCCCGCTGCCCGAGGGGCAGCGGTGGGACTCGATCGTCGTCGGCGCCGGCGCCGCCGGCCTGACCGTCGCGCACGACCTCGCCGGACGGGGCTACCGCGTGCTCGTGCTCGAGGCCTCCGATCGTCTGGGCGGCGTGGCCACCGGCATCGACGTCGCGGGGCTCGCGCTCGACGCCGGCGCCGAGTCGTTCGCCACCCGCGGCGGCGCCGTCGCCGAGCTCGCTGCGGAGCTCGGCCTCGCCGACGACATCGTCTCGCCGAACCCGGCGGGCGCGTGGCTGCAGCTGGGCGACCGCGCGGTGCCGCTGCCGAAGGCGAGCCTGCTCGGCATCCCCTCGTCGCCGCTCGCCCGCGACGTCATCGACGCGCTCGGCTGGGGCGGCGCGATCCGCGCCTACGCGGACCGGCTGATGCCGGTGCTGCGCATCGGCAAGGACGACGCGCTCGGCCCGCTCGTGCGGCGACGCATGGGGCGCAAGGCGCTCGACCGGCTCGTGGCGCCGCTCGCGGGCGGCGTCTACTCCGCCGACGTCGAGCGGCTCGACGTCGCGACGGTCGCGCCGGGGCTCAACAACGCGCTCACGCAGGCGGGCTCGCTCTCGGGCGCCGTCGCCGTCGTGCTGGAGGAGCGTGCCGCCGCCGTGGCGCGCGGCGACGCCGCGCCCAGCAACGCGCAGCGGCCCGGCTCGGCGGTGCAGGGCATCCGCGGCGGCGTCCACCGGATCACGGCGGCGCTCGCGGAGCGCGCTCGCGCGCACCACGCCGACCTGCGCACCGGGGTGCGCGTGACCGCGGCGTCGCCGACGCCGACCGGCTGGGCCGTCGAGACGGATGCGGGCGCCTTCGCGGGTTCGTCGCTCGTCGTCGCGCTGCCGGAGCCGGAGGCGCTGCGCGTGCTGGGCGGGCTCGACGGCTTCGCGCCGCTCGCGACCGACGCGACCGGCGTCACGGTCGAGCTCGTCACGCTCGTCCTCCCGCCCGGCGCGATCTCGGGCGACCCGCGCGGCACGGGCGTGCTCGTCGCGGCCGACGCCCCCGGCATCCGGGCGAAGGCGCTGACGCACGCGAGCGCGAAGTGGCCGTGGCTGCGCGACGCTGCCGATGGCCGCGAGGTCGTGCGGCTGTCGTACGGCTCCGGCGCCGCCGCCCCGGCGACCGAGGGACTCGACGACGACGCGGCCGCGGCGCTCGCGCTGCAGGACGCGCGCGCGATCCTCGGCCGCGACCTCCCGGAGCCGGTCGCGAGCGCGCGCGTGCGGTGGGAGCAGGGGCAGCCGACGACCGTGGTCGGCGCGCGCGGCCGCCACCAGGCGCTGCGCGAAGCCGCCGACGCGCACCGCAACCTGGTCCTGGTCGGCGCCGCGGTCGCGGGCACCGGCCTCGCGCAGGTCGTGCCGGACGCACGGCGGGCGGCGCTCGGCATCCGCCGCGAGCGCTTCGCGGTGCCCGGCACCCCGTGGACCGACGAGGTGGCCCCCGAGGGGGCCGCGCACCACGAGACGGACGGGGCGGCGCCGCCCGCCGCATCCGCCACCGCAGCACGAGACGCAGACGAGCGAGGAGACGCATGA